From the genome of Carassius carassius chromosome 49, fCarCar2.1, whole genome shotgun sequence:
taaataaaatagtatttatattatgatacatttttaatcatttaaaaaaccaTTTAAATAAGTTCATTTAGGTTAAATGATACCATTAATATTACAATAGcaatacaatttataatttacTTGTAATGtactattttaaaagaaaatagtataatataatgtattttatacttTGTTcacagatatttaaataaaatcaaaaaatgatgatgatgataataatagtaagctgcatatgataataaaataatactaacaattttaaataaatagtatttgtattaatgaatttgttttatttgtaaatatttaaatgaataattttccATTTAATGATAAACCAcgttaaaattatatatacacaattttaattcacgttttaaaataaaaacaaattttattttatttataatattaaaatggtaaaatatatttaaataaaataaaatactgccaGTAATGATAATGAAAATATACTAATACTGTTCAATACGTTAcaataattttcttaaaaaaagaaaaacgaataaaattaaataaatcttgtttgaactttctgtaaaaaaaataaaaataaaataaaaaaaaaatatgtttgtagtTGCAATCTCCAAAAAGACTTTCTGAAATGATTTGCCTTTGATATCTTGTGGTTTTGAAGGATAGCAAACAATAGCTCTAGTCAAAGACACAAAACTTCATAGCAGTGTCAGGATATATACGAGGACAACAAGGTAAGTAGGATTCAGAAAGCTTTAATAGTAGAATGGCAGGAGATCGTCAGATGAAACAGACAGATGCAGTAATAAGTGTGATGATGATATCTTGCAGAGGAATGCTTGGATGTAGAAAGGATATGCAAACCGGGATACACAGGAAAGGATCACAGGAGAATCGAAGTGTATTCAGGAGGAATTGCTGGGTCTTGGGCAGAGAAGCAGTAGTTAAGTTCTTATGCTGGAATTCCGTAGAGTAACACTGGAACAGCAGAGTATACGAATCTGGAAATCACAGAGAGAATGTAAGCAGGTCGGTTCCTAGTTCAAGGTTCGACGGAGACTGGATGCGAAGTGTGCTCTTTTGTAGTGCTCAGTGGTGTGATTGAACGACAGGTGCAAGTGGTTAATACTCAGGTGATTTTGATCTTTGTGCAGTGGGTGTGAATGAACCTGATTGATCCCTGACAAGCAGATAAAGGAGATCTCTCTATTACAGTCAGAACAAAAAGTATAAGAATAACTTTATTCCTCAAGAATAAAGTGTTTTATTGTGAAGCAAAGTCCACTTATTTGTGAATCTATAGGTCTGACCATGAGCTAAGGGATATTTCTCTGCTGGTGGTCTTTAGACAGGAGGAATATCAGTTGTTGTAAGAGGTTTTAGAGAGGCATACAGGATTACTGAGCAGGTTAGGGCTCAGAGCTCTCTATagcctgtactgtatgtgtgttcgGTCTGCAGGTCTCCTTCAAGCCACAGAGCTTTGAAGCTTTAACAGTGCTCCTGCAGTGAGGTTCAAAgcacagtcctctctctctcctctgcttCCTTCATTACTCTGTTTCTTCAGTCCTCCTCTCACTCActtattctgtcattaataactgGGTGACTCCTGTGATGCAGGGACTTTCAATAATGGATAAGCTTTCCTCAATAGGAAATTCCATCCTATCGTCTTGAAACAAAGGTGGAGATGAAAGGACAATGTTTCTGTGGGTTAATCTGAACTGGATTCAGTCTAGTTTGTTAGAAGAGATAGAAGAAAATCTGACATTAACAAAAATTGGAAGAGCTTAAACTTCAATCCATTTTTGGAGTAGTTTAGtggcattgtcattttacatactTTATTGCTTAAttaaatttaagcaattaaaaatgtaatttaggcaattaaacatttaatttaagcaattaaaaatgtaatttaggcaattaaaatgtaatttaggcaatttaaaatttaatttaatttaatttaatttaatttaatactgtaaagtcctgaaaatatatgtaaacaaaacTATGAGTTCCCATATGATTAATaagtaattataatatatatttatagaaataatgcactttttaataaaattcaaaaatgtGACCATATAATTTACAAttgaaatgtatattatttttaacaaaataatacataaacaCTTACAGAAACATATTAAGtggtttatttgataaataaataagttacctTATATAATGTGCGGGGGAGATGTTCACAGAAGTAAAACATCACGTTTTACAGTGTTTGGTTTAAGTTTATTGGATTATTTTAGTGTTACCCTAGTGGTGTTTTGTGTTGGTATGGGTATAACtgtgctctgtctctctctacatATTTATCAGCCACCATTTTTGTCCATGACCTACTTTAGTTGTTCAAAAttggttggtatattaacattagtaTATCAGAAATATCTGGATATGAGTTGTCTGAAACAGTGTTACTGTATTTCTTACAGTAAATTTCTTGCAGCTGCTTTGTATAGGACACTGCAGATAATAACTGGATTAAAAAATCCTATAAATAAAACATCTATAATATTTTCATGCCTCATGTCTTTGGAAAACCACTTTGCTCTTTGTCAGAATGTAGGGTGTTAAAATATTCGAAGTGATGCTTGCAAAACacattgaaaaagaaacaaagagaCTTAAAGAGAGCCACAAAATGATGGCCTACTTCAACATCTGACAGTATGAATCATCATGTGCCCTACTTCTATGCTGGATCCGTCTGCGAATCTGTCCTTTCCCCTCTGGGCTTCTTGTACACTGAGGACTCAACAGGGTTTCTGTCCCACTCATGACCTATTCAGAAATATGAATGAAGTGAAAGGTTGATTGATCATTTTGTGGAAATTGGTGACAATTATGTGAGTTAAGATCACTTTTTCTCCAGCATGACTGTGAGAGCAGTTTCAGGTGTCAAGACACATGAAAACGTGACCCTTACACAATGAGAACAATGAAATTAGGTTAATCATAGCTGTAAAGGCACCTGACAATGTAGATGCCAAGCATTAGTGCATTTGACAGGTCACAGTAAAATGATATTAGACTGTGATCAGATTTTATTTCACCTTTTTATACTAGTATTGCATACTAGTATTGCAGATTTTTGCTACCCAAAAATCCCCTTTATTGAATGAATTTGCATGACCCACTTTAGTTATGTGCtagtttttatgcatatagatcacttttaaatatgtattctATACCTTTACATCCTTTTAACACACACCTCTGGCACTTTTTTAAGTGTGCATTATAGTtttaattcaaatgcaaaaggccCAAATGCTATTTTCATGCAATCTAATTCCATTTCCACTGCAGATGTCATGATTTTATGCTAAGTAAGAATCCACTCGAGAGGACAGTGATTTGTTCTTGTACCAGCAGCCTTTATTAATATGAAGCATGCATTAATGGATGAATCACAAATATACATCTACTTTAAAGAGCTCAGCTTGCCATAGGAATTATAAAGACACAAAGTGCAGAGCCAAGAACAAAACTTAAGATCTAAAAATCAACGCTTTGCAGCACTCTCCTTCGGCTCACTTTTCCTCACTCGAAAAATGCTTTCATTTCCATTTCTTTATTCATGAAGTTAGACATGCAGAAGGAATCTATAATACTCTGCTTCAAAAGTGTTGATTTGAAAGTTATAAGTTTCATTGTAAATGCAATGATGTTTTGGGCTATGCATGAGTAGTCTTTAGATATGGGGGTGCCAAAACTTCATTGCAAGAGTTAAGCAGAAAGAGTAGTATTTTATAAATAACACATATAACATTTTCGAAGGGACTGTGTTTGGAGCTTTAGCAAGCTCCAAACCCTCCACACACATTAagatttatttcctttttgtGTTTTACAGGTTCCACAGCGTGCGCTCATTGGGATTGGATTCATTTGATGGGTCAATACTTTCATTTTTGATGCACTTCAATTCAAAAATACTAAATCACAGAGAATTAATATCGCctgttgtataattatttttttatatacataagcTTTTAACATGTATTCCCAGGTCCAAGCTACACTTAAACACAAGTTTAATGTGTAGAGCTGATGTAGTGCACTGTTGCTCTTCTAAACCACATTATGCTATGATTATTCACCTAGAAGCACTATAGGAAAGATCAAGATGTCCAAAACAATTCTACGCTGAGCCCTGCTCAGCACTCAAGCGGCGAGAGATCATCCCGGCGGGGACCGGCAGTCCTCTCTTGGAGCAGTATCAGGGTGTCTCAGCTCACCGGAGCATTTTTGAAGGTGCGTTGTGCAAGTTTCTCTTGTAGAAAACTGCTCCCATTGCTACAGTCATGATGCAGGCGAATGCCAGGATGCCCACAGCCACGCCGAGACCCACAGAGATGTCTGAAGGTTTTTTGGTGCTGATTGTGACATCTGCAAAACAAGGACACATGAGGTTAGAATTGACTGTAAACTACAAACGAAAGGAGCTAACTACAATACTGATCAAAAGtttggttttaaaatataattactaCTTTTATTCACCAATAAATGAGTCAAAATGACAAAATagtttacaaaagatttcacttttaaaaaaaactttttattcatcaaagactcctgaaataaaatatatcatggtttccacagcacaattgtttcaacattgatattaataagaaatgtgtcttgagcaccaaatcagtatgaTTTCAGtatctaaaagatcatgtgccactgaagacttgagtaatgactgctggaaattcataattttttgagaaaaaaaaaaatctgaaaaattctttggctgaaaaataactttcaaaaacaacaaaattaggATGCACTGTCAAAAATAGTGATAGACAGCAGTGCTTACTGATTGTTATCTGTAAATAGATACATAATGCCTCAGAGTCTCAGACTGATTCATTTTTTCTGTTTGATCTAGTTCATTTAGATGATTCATCTGAACAAACTGATTCAATAAAAAGAATCAAACTTTCAAAGTGCTACATGTGAACATTCTACAAGAGAGTGCTTTATTGTtgcttaataatttttattattattaatttagtatTTAGTTAAATTAGTTAACATTGCTACATTCAATACACTGGAAATATGAAGGAGTCTGGACAAATATTGCATGCTTTACATGTGAAACAGTTTAGCTCACCTTCCTCTTTTGTTGCCACCACTGAAACGaaataaacacaataaagtcAGTTTTTCAGATCtggaatgaaatgtaaacaactcattcattcatttagttttCACGAAGGGGAAGGATTGTACCGTTTTCTGAGCGTATGACGATGGCTGGTGATGTGATGGTGGTGGTATCTGTGACTCCATTTGGAGAAGGAGTGGTGGTCAAAGGCACAACGTCTCTCCTTTTTCGGTTGCCACATTGCTGTGGAAAGAGCCACGGTGAGTGGACAATGTCTTGGTCAGTGTTTGTCTCTGGGTAGTTgaactgtatgtatgtgtttctATTTTTGTGTAAACATCTTCAAATGTCCCCCCAAAAATACCAAAGCTTGACACTGACAAGAAAAAAGCCAACCCACCCATCCTAATCCAAAACGTGTTTCTATTTTGCTTGGGCTTAGTATATATTAAAATTGGCTAATTCAAGAACAAATGGTGTGAAAGGGAAGTATATCTTGTATATCTTTACCTTAAATGTACTGCAGGATGATATTTCACACAGTCTTGTGATGCAGTGCAGATAGTATGTCGATACTGTTTGGTTCTGCTGCTCTGTAAAGCGGAAGGCCGGAAACGAGAACCGAGCAATCTGCATCTCCCCATTCACCAGCATTTTAGTGAACTGATCACTGCTGCATCTGATCAAACAAATAATCAATCAACAAACTATTCTCTCTCGTCTTAAAAACATGGTGCAGTTGTATTATGTTATGACTATAGTAAGCTTACCATACTTACAACTAATGATTAAACTTACGGCACAAAGAGGTTGAAGAAGTTTGTGGTGGTGGGTGTAGTGGAAATGGAAGCGTAGCATCTGTCCAGCAGCACAAAGTACCTGTGAAATACATAATAATTGTCAACTTAAATGCAAAATTGATTAATTTACTGCCATGATGAAACTCATCAGACACAGGTCTTACTGGGAGGTCAAGTTGGTGGCCTCCACTTGCACAAACACATTTGTCCTCAGCTCAATACCGAGGGAAGGTATGATGAGAGGCTCTGTAAAGTTTATGTCCTGAGAAATGAAAAGATGTTCAGATAAATGAATATTTAGCATATGTCTCTAGCTGATTTGATCTATAAATGCACTGAGATTTAGGGACTGACTTTGAAGAGTTTGAGACGCAAAGTGCTGATGAAACTGCCATTGTTGTCTTTTACTGCAATCGAGGAGGCTGACCTGTGAGAAAACAGAACAAGGTTAAAGTTTACCTGAAAAAGCCCACAATCACTCAATATGGACAACTCCAAAACTAGATGTGTGTATCAGTGTCATTGGATCTCTCTGTTGTGAATATAATCTCATCTTCCTGTCCTTTGAGGACAACAATGTGGATTAACCAATTGGATTTAACATGTTATTAGAGAAAGACACTACACCAAGAAGCTTATTCCCGAGTGAGTTTTGTTCATTTATCCTTAGTAAATCTTAGATCTTAGATCTAAACTGGTATGCTATAGAATGACAGAAAATGATCACTTACACATCCACCCGAGTGTTGTTGATCAGGTACTCCAGAGGATAGGCACACGAGTAGTAGTACTTCAGCTCAGCGTTATACGTCACAGTGCCTGTTGTGATGACATTTGATTGTACAGTTCCACTGATGTTGACCATCTCGATGTTGGAGAAGTCAGAGAATACTCCTGTGCCTACACTCCTTATTGTCTGTGGAGAAAAGTTAGGAAATGTATTGTAGTTAAAGCCTTTAAAACAGATTGACCCTTTAGTTTGGACTAGAATTGAGGATTtttgtggtaacactttactttgaTTTATAGCCATTACTCACAACAAAGTTGCTGCCACAGGCATTGGTTGAGTTGATTGGGAACCTAAATCGGGCCATGGGAGGTAATACAGAAGTATCGAGGGTCGCCCTGCAGTCTGGGTTATTCTTGACGTTGTTGAGGATTAACTCTGATTCGTTGTAGCCAGTGTACATGACAGGACAGAATTTGATAGCCACATTGATGTACTCCGTTCCACAGTCTACAGAGATGTCTGTGTACTCTGTGGTGACAAGAACGACAGGATTAGTTTTGCAAAAACCAGTATAAAGTCTTACTTgaggcaaaaaaacaacaacactgaatcgaagaaaagtttttttaatcaaattggaCAGAATTACAAGCTTGAAAACACCTgtaaacacatcaaaataagccaATTCAAGTAATTCTGATATTTTTATGATGTAGACCTGTGTGATTCAGTCAGGAATGAAAACTATACCTGGACGTCTGTATTCTGATCCGCAGTCACTAAGCACTAACTGGAAACTTTTGTCTAAATTTGTCGCTAAAAGTAAGAGGGAGATGTTGAGCAGAATATCTTTCCTGGTGTTTGCTGAACGGGAACCTGTTCATGGAAGAAAATACACCATATTCAAAATCAGTTAGTCACCACTGGTGCATCCCAGGTGCTCAGCACATATCCCACAGTTACACGTCCTAGGACACGTACAAACCTTGGATCATGCTTGCGGTTGGTCTGGGTATCCTCTgcctgtgagatcttgtgaactGTGGAGTCCTTTTATAGAGCACTTTCTTTTGTGGGAATGGGAATGAAATAAGGTCATAGAGGTTTAGTGTATCTACTGTTTTGGAACAGACCTTTTATGAATAAAGTCCCGTAGTTGACCGCCtgaaggaatttgctgtaactctACACAATGTGGGCTTTCAAAGAAATGgcctgtttttttgttgttgttttttttgtctacTTAAACATGGATACCCTTGGCATCTTAATACAAGACCTCAAGGAGTAAGTGTCGTGCCTCCAGGGAGCAGAGACAATACAGCAATGGCTCTTTTCCCCCTAGTTTGACACTGTACGAAATGTCAGGGATCTTCATGTTGCTCCAAAGGTATTCCTAGCAACGCAGTAAATAAGGATGATAATGCAAACACACATAATTTACCAAAGGGAGTCTTATGCATTTGCCTGTTTTGATGGAAAAACCTGATGGGGTAGGCAGCTGAGTACATATATTTGGTGTTGTCTATTTCTGGGGTTTTTTATGGATTGTCAGTCTCCATGGTAACATTGTTTTCTTGGGACAAGGTGTTTCCCAAACCATATAACTGTTTTAGCCATTTTTGTCTAAGTTCTTATAAAGCaaaagatctatctatctatctatctatctatctatctatctatctatctatctatctatctatcaaaaaatctgtgttttgttttttagtcagTTAATTTTTCATAAAGGTATGTTGACAAAACTGTTGCAACAAGTTACATAAGAATGATTTGGCAAACTAGAAAATTAATTCTGTCTGTGTTTCATAAATTAAGCCCACTGGGGTgagcattcattttcattttcattttttttgaatGTCATCTCTTCACAGTAATATCTCAATCCAGTCTTGAGTCACTTACTGTGTGTAGTTTGGTTAATAGCTTGACGCacgaaaaaatatacaaatacatataataCCAGATGTTCCCAATTAGTGCTTATTTAGTCACTTAACTGTACACCAACCATAGTCATCCCTGCTTTATTGAAAGTCTGGTTTCTCATTATACATTTTCAGTCAAGTTAGAGATCTCTGATCACATAACCTGTGCCTCTTTCTTTAAAcagttttttgagtgaactaataCCATTATCACATATATCAAGAGGCCCAAAAACAGGGCACATTTGATTGAAGGGCAGCTATTGAGTGTAAACACTGTTAAGTGGTGTGAAAAGGTCAATGGATTACTCTGTAATGAGAGGGCTTTGCTTTAAGCTGCAAACGAATCACTTTGTTTTAGCGTTTTTCTTTACACTCTCAGTGTGATGAGCCACAGATCCTGATAAATCTCAGGTGAATCCGTGGGGAATCACAGATGGGTTTAAtaaagcttaaagggatagtacacccaaaaatgaaatgttatgtttatctgcttacccccagggcatccaagatgtaagtgactttgtttcttcagtagaacgcAAACTGAGATAAttaactcaaactgttgcagtctgttagtcatataatgcaagtgaataggaatcacggctaaaacatgcaataaaacaaacaaaacaaaaaaacatacacaaacaaaaccaaattaaaccctgcggcttgtgacgatacattgatgtgtaaagacacaagacgatcggtctgtgcaagaaactgaacagtatttatatactgTCTGAACTGTACTGCATGCCTCCAATCAGCCTGCGTttgaggcatcttcttcttcttgcttgctTTACcgtggatcgcagacttataagtacATTACCGCCACCTATGGCCCTGTCCCGAATTGTACCCTAAACCCTAGCGATCTCCATCTGAGTCTGCACATTTGTGACGTAATGCTGCTTTGACTGTCGGGAAGCAGTCTGCTGGGGAGCTTTCCCCAGTGCAGGCTCGACAGAAGTGAGGATCGAGGGCGTATAACGGCCGAAAAGGTGGCACTCTCGAGCACCCTTTTGAATACTAAAATGACAAATGGTACACACGGCACAGTGGCCATTATAAGTCCGTAAGACCGtaagtgcacatgaagtgttccATTTGGGACAAGGCCTATCTCTCAattggaccattgacactctatcaaCAATCTCAATCAAGAGTGTTAATGGTCcgtttgagagataggtggcagtaatcaAGGTAATCACAGTAATCGAGGGCGCGCAGTACATTTCAGAGAGTTCAGGCATTTTAGTATCAGCCTATTTGAATTTTAAAGGATTATAGTACATATAaagaaaattgtatatatatatatatatatatatatatatatatatatacataaaataaaatagtatatactgtataataaaaaatgtaacagataaataatttatataatttattttccattcaACTAATACTGCTTTCAACACCGTTGTGTAATTTAGATTCAGATTAGCACTTTATGTGTCAAAGTTTGGCCTTGTATGATTTGGGATTTGTGCTCTCAGGTCACTTCCAAATCAAAAGAACTAATATATAATACGCTGATACTCAACCCTTCTTTATGGCAGATGACGAGATTTCCAGGAAGTTCATGTCAGGAacggtgtatttttatttaagagGGTTAGTCATATGTCACTATGGAAACCATCCAGCTTTGAAATCAATACAATATATTATACTCTTACATAGAGCACACTGACAGTAATATGGTACAGTAATGGTTTTAGAAGGAAATgtcattatgttttgatatatgcTGTGGTACCTGAATGATTGCAATGGTACTGATAATATATATCTTGTTTTCTTAGAGTTCAGCTCATCTCAGGAGAGGAGGAATTATCCTCTGATGGATTGTTTGTTTTTCATATCCAGAGAGGACATTATGTGACCCAGAGTTCTTCAGATTAAATTGAGCCATTCATTTATTCTGCCACAATCCCATTAATATTTGTCACTGATGTCACAGATAATAAGCCTGGAAGTCTTCAAAGGTCTGATATGGATACATGCTCTTTGTTTAGCTGGCATCATGGTGATTACTAAGATTGTGAAGAGCTTTAAAAGCTTTCTTTCTTCAACAAAACAATAATGGATTGTGATCCCTGTGTGTTTCTTAATTACTACAGGAAAATCTGCAAATAAGATATTCAGACACACATCTGAATTTACTTTATTGTTAAAAATGAGGAAAGAAAAATCTACAAAGTAATATAAGTGTGGGTTTGGAGGATAATATCATGCtctgttaaatttaattaaattatcttGTACATAAATTccattcaaatatctttaaaaaaaataaaaaaaatagctaaCACTGAATATTAGAGTCTGTAAAAACTAACTGCTAAGACATATTACTGGTCAGTGGGTATCACTGAGACATATAAATTCTAATgagtataaaacaaatacaatgaattaaaactaaaaatatcttaaatagtcTTCTCTTCCACCTCAATCACATAGCATAGTGATCTAGGTTGCTGGCTGACTTAATTAAATTTGTTCCCTATGGTCTCTTTCTCAGCTTTTGTAACTCAAACTAATTATTCTAGAGAGTAATGTACTTGGAATCACTGGTGTCTCATGATCCTTTGTGCAGATGTGCTGAATAAACTCCTCACTTTCCATCCTGTAGCCTCTAATATTCTCACTGAACTAGAAATATGTGTTGGGCAGGTCTATTAGATACCTTTGCTAATGTTCTTCATGTAACTGATCTTAAACCCTGTAATAAAGCAAGGGGCTGAGGTATTAACTTTAAGTTACGCTGCACCAGCAGATCTGGATCAACTGACATTTACACttaaatacaagtaaaaaaaaaacagtttgctgCTCTGTTGATCAGTTAATGTACAAGTgcaagtttgtaaaaaaaaaaaaaaaaactattcatgtTTGTGTTACACTGTGTAACTACCATCACTTTCAATATATTCTTTTGGTTGTTTTCTAGACAG
Proteins encoded in this window:
- the LOC132132359 gene encoding zona pellucida-like domain-containing protein 1 → MIQGSRSANTRKDILLNISLLLLATNLDKSFQLVLSDCGSEYRRPEYTDISVDCGTEYINVAIKFCPVMYTGYNESELILNNVKNNPDCRATLDTSVLPPMARFRFPINSTNACGSNFVTIRSVGTGVFSDFSNIEMVNISGTVQSNVITTGTVTYNAELKYYYSCAYPLEYLINNTRVDVSASSIAVKDNNGSFISTLRLKLFKDINFTEPLIIPSLGIELRTNVFVQVEATNLTSQYFVLLDRCYASISTTPTTTNFFNLFVPCSSDQFTKMLVNGEMQIARFSFPAFRFTEQQNQTVSTYYLHCITRLCEISSCSTFKQCGNRKRRDVVPLTTTPSPNGVTDTTTITSPAIVIRSENVVATKEEDVTISTKKPSDISVGLGVAVGILAFACIMTVAMGAVFYKRNLHNAPSKMLR